A genomic segment from Ruegeria sp. TM1040 encodes:
- a CDS encoding methyl-accepting chemotaxis protein yields MFRSKNMRISRKLPLLFAGFCAGTSFLLIAASLIAFNRFAERSVQDQMVSLLADRSYSVRQIISNIETDLVSLSQSPATSSALVAFDEGWEALGPDAQAALQTAYITQNRHPSGAKHKLDRAEGEAAYHDAHETFHNGLRTLIEVKGYYDAFLINPEGDIIYSVFKELDYATNLSDGKYAQSGLGAAYRAATKAAEREVVFADMDPYAPSAGAAAAFLATPVKGSDGSLIGVIAVQVPVDMLGVITNNSDGLGKTAQVFLVGADFKARTKSRFDGGFGVLETLPEVDHIKEALRGETGFSVGTIGLDGHPVYAASRPLGLELANWALVVEQDVSDVMAPVRQKAWALVLIGLAVCTIMSLIGWRIATSITRPLHQIAVGMDRVASGDVATTVEEAQRSDEIGDIGKSLLSLQEDLKVARDAEEQRIEQQREQEKVVENLSAGLLQLSQGDFSATIDTPFSGEHETLRADFNKTVTTLNETLGHVVTAVSRIRNGAAEINQSSNDLSHRTESQAATLEETAAALEEMTASVKSAADSARSVETITGEAKQEAEASGKVVQNAVTAMTEIEESSKQIAQIILVIDDIAFQTNLLALNAGVEAARAGEAGRGFAVVASEVRALAQRSSDAAMEIKTLIGESSKQVESGVDLVGKAGEALNMIVERVNNIAQLVSGIAEGASEQSNGIEEINTGMVQLDQVTQQNAAMVEEASAACQMLDTDASELGGVVAKFKLSGQTAQNTPTTSTAVSSAAASDSWDLDAETDETPMAPTAHGVPTSNGNAAYNFYEDF; encoded by the coding sequence ATGTTTCGCTCAAAAAACATGCGAATTTCTCGCAAGCTGCCGCTGCTGTTTGCAGGCTTTTGCGCGGGAACCAGCTTTCTTCTCATTGCCGCTTCCTTGATCGCCTTCAACCGCTTTGCAGAACGATCTGTGCAGGACCAAATGGTGTCCCTTCTGGCCGATCGAAGCTATTCGGTGCGGCAAATCATCTCCAACATCGAGACTGATCTTGTTTCTTTGTCCCAGTCGCCCGCGACGTCCTCTGCCCTGGTGGCGTTTGACGAAGGCTGGGAGGCTCTGGGTCCGGATGCACAAGCCGCCCTGCAAACGGCCTACATCACTCAAAACCGCCACCCCAGCGGTGCAAAGCACAAGCTTGATCGCGCGGAGGGAGAGGCCGCCTATCACGACGCCCATGAGACCTTTCACAATGGCCTGCGAACGCTGATTGAAGTCAAAGGCTATTATGACGCCTTCCTGATCAATCCCGAAGGCGACATTATCTATTCGGTCTTCAAGGAGCTGGATTACGCCACCAACCTCAGCGATGGAAAATATGCACAATCCGGCCTTGGTGCTGCCTATCGCGCGGCCACTAAGGCGGCGGAACGCGAGGTCGTCTTTGCAGATATGGATCCCTATGCGCCCAGCGCGGGCGCGGCGGCAGCATTTCTGGCAACCCCTGTCAAAGGCTCCGATGGCTCCCTCATCGGTGTGATCGCCGTGCAAGTACCCGTCGATATGCTAGGCGTGATCACCAACAACAGCGATGGGCTTGGCAAAACCGCGCAGGTCTTTCTTGTAGGTGCTGATTTTAAGGCCCGCACCAAATCCCGTTTCGACGGCGGCTTTGGCGTGCTGGAGACGCTGCCCGAAGTCGACCACATCAAAGAAGCCCTGCGTGGCGAGACGGGCTTTTCCGTTGGAACAATCGGCCTGGATGGCCACCCAGTATATGCGGCATCGCGCCCCCTGGGCCTCGAGCTGGCCAATTGGGCTCTGGTGGTCGAGCAAGATGTTTCGGATGTGATGGCTCCTGTGCGCCAAAAAGCGTGGGCCTTGGTTCTCATCGGGCTCGCGGTCTGCACGATCATGTCATTGATTGGCTGGCGGATCGCAACCTCGATCACGCGCCCCCTGCATCAGATCGCAGTGGGGATGGATCGCGTCGCCTCTGGAGATGTGGCCACCACAGTCGAAGAAGCCCAGCGCAGCGATGAAATCGGCGACATCGGGAAATCGCTTCTGTCGCTGCAAGAGGACCTGAAAGTCGCGCGCGATGCAGAAGAGCAGCGCATCGAGCAACAGCGCGAACAGGAGAAGGTTGTCGAAAACCTGAGCGCGGGGCTTTTGCAGCTTTCTCAAGGTGACTTCTCCGCCACGATTGATACGCCGTTCTCCGGCGAGCATGAGACGCTGCGCGCGGACTTCAACAAGACCGTCACCACACTGAATGAGACGCTTGGGCATGTGGTGACTGCGGTGAGCCGCATCCGAAACGGCGCTGCAGAGATCAATCAATCTTCCAACGACCTGTCCCATCGCACAGAGAGCCAGGCCGCGACACTTGAAGAAACTGCCGCTGCATTGGAAGAAATGACCGCAAGCGTGAAATCTGCGGCGGATAGCGCGCGCAGCGTGGAAACCATCACCGGCGAAGCCAAACAGGAGGCAGAAGCCAGTGGCAAAGTGGTGCAAAACGCTGTGACCGCGATGACCGAAATCGAAGAATCCTCAAAACAGATCGCGCAGATCATTCTGGTGATCGACGACATCGCCTTTCAGACAAACCTGTTGGCGCTGAACGCAGGTGTCGAGGCGGCGCGTGCAGGTGAAGCCGGTCGCGGGTTTGCCGTGGTCGCAAGCGAAGTGCGCGCATTGGCGCAGCGGTCTTCGGACGCCGCGATGGAAATCAAAACGCTGATCGGTGAAAGCTCCAAACAAGTGGAATCGGGCGTTGATCTGGTGGGTAAAGCCGGCGAAGCCCTCAACATGATCGTCGAGCGGGTCAATAATATCGCGCAGCTGGTCTCCGGCATCGCCGAAGGCGCTTCAGAGCAATCCAACGGGATCGAGGAAATCAACACTGGCATGGTGCAGCTGGATCAGGTCACGCAACAAAACGCCGCGATGGTCGAAGAGGCTTCAGCAGCTTGCCAGATGCTTGACACTGACGCATCCGAACTGGGTGGCGTTGTGGCCAAGTTCAAACTCTCCGGTCAAACTGCACAAAACACCCCAACCACATCCACGGCTGTGTCCTCGGCGGCTGCCAGCGACAGTTGGGATCTGGACGCGGAAACGGATGAGACGCCCATGGCGCCTACAGCACATGGGGTCCCCACCAGCAACGGCAACGCGGCCTATAACTTTTACGAGGACTTCTGA
- a CDS encoding MarR family winged helix-turn-helix transcriptional regulator: MDHVDFVLEQWRRERPDLDVTAMGVIGRVSRLQLEYSKAMAKTFASFGLNGAKFDVLATLRRAGVPHCLSAGDLMKATMVASGTMTNRIDRLEADGLVTRTTNPSDSRSFLIALTDKGIALIDQVVEAHVATQASLLEGLSTADVENLAQLLSKALTAAGRS; encoded by the coding sequence ATGGATCATGTGGACTTCGTTTTAGAGCAATGGCGACGGGAACGCCCCGACCTTGATGTCACCGCAATGGGGGTGATCGGCCGGGTGAGCAGGCTTCAGCTTGAATACTCCAAGGCAATGGCGAAAACCTTTGCCAGCTTTGGGTTGAACGGTGCGAAGTTCGATGTTCTGGCGACCCTGCGGCGTGCTGGGGTTCCGCATTGTCTCTCTGCCGGAGACCTCATGAAGGCAACGATGGTGGCTTCCGGGACGATGACAAACCGGATCGATCGTCTTGAGGCGGACGGGCTGGTCACGCGTACGACAAATCCCAGCGATAGCCGGAGTTTCCTGATTGCGCTGACCGACAAGGGGATTGCTCTGATCGATCAGGTCGTCGAGGCACATGTGGCCACGCAGGCTTCGCTTCTTGAGGGGCTGTCGACGGCCGACGTGGAAAATCTGGCGCAGCTTTTGTCAAAGGCCCTGACCGCCGCAGGCCGCAGCTGA
- a CDS encoding DMT family transporter, with protein MTQTRDLALTALAPAIWGSSYFVTTSFLPGESPFLVALLRALPAGILLLALVRQLPPAALLPKIMVLGALNFSVFWTLLFLSAYQLPGGVAATLGAVQPLFVVGLSGALLGTQIHSKAVAAAMLGMVGVALLVLGPDARLNVTGVLAGLGGALSMASGVVLSRKWQPDVPALTFTAWQLTAGGILLIPVAVIALPEWPSLSAHNLMGLGYMSLIGGALTYVLWFRGIARIAPAQISLLGVFSPLTAVILGMAFANETFSIWQAIGAFVALFSVWLGGQAPRARPKSPATQVPAE; from the coding sequence ATGACACAGACAAGAGACCTTGCGCTCACGGCGCTGGCGCCCGCGATTTGGGGAAGCAGCTATTTTGTGACCACAAGCTTCCTGCCCGGAGAATCTCCCTTTCTGGTCGCACTCTTGCGCGCGTTGCCCGCAGGAATCTTGTTGCTGGCACTGGTGCGCCAGCTGCCGCCTGCGGCCTTGTTGCCAAAGATCATGGTCCTCGGTGCGCTGAACTTTTCCGTCTTTTGGACGCTCCTGTTCCTGTCGGCCTACCAGTTGCCAGGCGGGGTCGCGGCGACATTGGGGGCGGTGCAACCTCTCTTTGTCGTTGGCCTGTCGGGTGCGTTGCTCGGAACACAGATCCATAGCAAAGCCGTTGCCGCCGCGATGCTGGGGATGGTGGGCGTCGCACTGTTGGTTCTGGGACCGGATGCGCGCCTCAACGTAACGGGTGTGCTGGCAGGTCTGGGTGGCGCGCTCTCGATGGCATCCGGAGTGGTTCTGAGCCGCAAATGGCAACCTGACGTCCCCGCGCTGACCTTTACCGCGTGGCAACTCACCGCCGGGGGAATCCTGCTTATACCCGTCGCCGTGATCGCACTGCCAGAATGGCCAAGCCTCAGCGCGCATAACCTTATGGGTCTTGGCTATATGAGCTTGATTGGCGGCGCGCTGACCTATGTCCTTTGGTTTCGCGGCATCGCGCGCATCGCCCCCGCACAAATCTCGCTCTTGGGGGTGTTCAGCCCGCTGACCGCCGTGATCCTCGGGATGGCTTTTGCAAACGAGACCTTCTCGATCTGGCAGGCTATCGGGGCATTTGTCGCCCTGTTCTCGGTCTGGTTGGGCGGGCAAGCGCCGCGCGCGCGCCCCAAGTCCCCCGCCACGCAGGTGCCAGCCGAATAA
- a CDS encoding RNA pyrophosphohydrolase, with translation MTPEQIAALPYRPNVGVMMINAAGAVWVGQRMDRHKEAWQMPQGGIDKGEDARVAALRELEEETGVTPDLVEVIAESDGWLPYDLPHDVVPHFWGGKYRGQEQKWFLLRFLGRDDQINIATDSPEFSAWCWQPVEQLVDKVVPFKKEVYARVVEEFKAHL, from the coding sequence ATGACCCCAGAGCAGATCGCCGCTTTGCCATACCGCCCAAACGTGGGGGTCATGATGATCAATGCTGCAGGCGCAGTCTGGGTCGGGCAGCGGATGGATCGCCACAAAGAAGCATGGCAGATGCCTCAGGGCGGTATTGATAAGGGCGAGGATGCCCGTGTCGCGGCGTTGCGCGAGCTCGAAGAAGAAACCGGCGTCACCCCAGATCTGGTCGAAGTCATTGCCGAAAGCGATGGCTGGCTACCCTATGACTTGCCCCATGACGTTGTGCCGCATTTCTGGGGCGGAAAGTATCGTGGTCAGGAGCAGAAATGGTTTCTGTTGCGTTTTCTTGGGCGTGACGATCAGATCAATATTGCAACCGACAGCCCCGAGTTTTCAGCATGGTGCTGGCAGCCCGTGGAGCAGTTGGTGGACAAGGTTGTTCCTTTCAAAAAGGAGGTCTACGCCCGTGTTGTCGAGGAATTCAAAGCCCATTTGTAA
- a CDS encoding NADPH-dependent 2,4-dienoyl-CoA reductase has protein sequence MAAYPHLLAPLDLGFTTLKNRVLMGSMHTGLEETRDWNRVAEFYAARARGGVALMVTGGIGPNLEGSVLPGAAMMTTEKDVENHSVVTKAVHEADGKIAMQILHAGRYAYGPKCVAPSPVKSPISPFPPTELDEEGIEKQISDIVNAARLAQEAGYDGVEIMGSEGYFLNQFLVTHTNKREDRWGGSYENRMRLPVEVVRRVREAVGPEFILIYRLSMIDLVPNGSTFEEVVQLAKAVETAGATIINTGIGWHEARIPTIATSVPRAAFAWVTQKLMGQVSIPVITSNRINTPEVAEDVLAQGCADMVSMARPMLADADFVAKAAAGRGDEIAPCIACNQACLDHTFGGKLTSCLVNPRACHETELTLTPAETIKSVGIVGAGPAGLSTALAAAERGHKVTLFDAADEIGGQLNMAKQVPGKEEFWGLVDWYRTMIAKAGVTLELGRRVDAADLKDFDEVIIATGVTPRDPHIPGQDHPSVLSYIDVLRHKAPVGEKVAVIGAGGIGFDVSEYLLHEGESPAESLPLWMREWGVTDPADHRSGLAPEGPQPEAPARKVTLLQRKAERHGKRLGKTTGWIHRATLKMKDVEFVGGVNYERIDDDGLHVSFGEARENPTVIKADNIVLCAGQVSERSLADKLAEMGITAHVIGGADVAAELDAKRAINQGTRLAATL, from the coding sequence ATGGCTGCGTACCCACATCTGCTGGCCCCGTTGGATCTGGGCTTTACCACGCTGAAGAACCGGGTTCTGATGGGCTCCATGCACACCGGGCTCGAAGAGACCCGCGACTGGAATCGCGTGGCCGAGTTCTATGCTGCGCGCGCGCGTGGCGGGGTGGCCTTGATGGTCACCGGCGGCATTGGCCCCAACCTCGAAGGCTCCGTGCTGCCGGGTGCGGCGATGATGACCACAGAAAAAGATGTCGAGAACCATTCGGTCGTCACGAAGGCCGTACATGAGGCAGACGGCAAGATCGCAATGCAAATCCTGCACGCAGGCCGCTATGCCTATGGTCCCAAATGCGTTGCACCGTCGCCCGTCAAGTCGCCCATCTCGCCCTTCCCCCCGACCGAGCTCGACGAGGAAGGTATCGAAAAACAGATCTCCGACATCGTGAACGCCGCGCGGCTGGCGCAAGAAGCAGGCTATGATGGTGTCGAGATCATGGGGTCGGAGGGGTACTTCCTCAATCAGTTCCTCGTCACACATACCAACAAACGCGAAGACCGCTGGGGCGGATCCTATGAGAACCGCATGCGTCTGCCGGTCGAGGTGGTGCGCCGTGTACGCGAGGCCGTGGGGCCGGAGTTCATCCTGATTTATCGTCTCTCGATGATCGATCTTGTGCCTAATGGCTCCACCTTCGAGGAGGTCGTGCAACTGGCCAAGGCGGTCGAGACCGCCGGGGCGACGATCATCAACACCGGCATTGGCTGGCACGAAGCGCGCATACCGACGATTGCCACATCGGTGCCGCGCGCGGCCTTTGCCTGGGTGACGCAGAAACTGATGGGGCAGGTCTCGATTCCGGTGATCACTTCGAACCGGATCAATACGCCCGAGGTTGCAGAGGACGTCCTCGCGCAGGGCTGTGCCGATATGGTCTCCATGGCGCGGCCAATGCTGGCGGATGCGGATTTTGTGGCCAAAGCCGCCGCCGGACGCGGAGATGAAATCGCGCCCTGTATCGCCTGCAACCAGGCCTGTCTGGATCACACGTTTGGTGGCAAGCTCACGTCCTGCTTGGTGAACCCCCGCGCCTGCCACGAAACCGAGCTCACTCTCACCCCTGCTGAGACGATCAAATCCGTCGGGATCGTCGGTGCTGGACCTGCGGGTCTGTCGACCGCGCTTGCCGCGGCAGAGCGCGGCCACAAGGTCACGTTGTTTGATGCCGCAGATGAAATCGGCGGGCAGCTCAATATGGCCAAACAGGTCCCCGGCAAAGAGGAGTTCTGGGGGCTTGTTGATTGGTATCGCACTATGATTGCAAAGGCAGGCGTCACTCTGGAATTGGGCCGCCGCGTCGATGCCGCAGATCTCAAGGACTTCGACGAGGTGATCATCGCGACCGGAGTCACGCCGCGTGATCCACACATTCCGGGTCAGGACCACCCTTCGGTCCTGAGCTACATCGACGTCCTGCGCCACAAAGCTCCGGTTGGAGAAAAGGTTGCGGTCATCGGGGCGGGCGGCATCGGGTTTGATGTGTCGGAATACCTGCTGCACGAGGGCGAAAGCCCCGCTGAAAGCCTACCACTTTGGATGCGCGAATGGGGGGTGACCGACCCGGCCGATCATCGATCGGGCCTCGCTCCCGAGGGCCCTCAGCCCGAGGCTCCGGCACGCAAGGTCACCTTGCTGCAGCGCAAGGCAGAGCGCCACGGCAAACGTCTGGGAAAAACAACCGGCTGGATTCATCGCGCAACGCTCAAGATGAAAGACGTCGAATTTGTCGGTGGCGTCAACTACGAGCGCATCGACGATGATGGCCTGCATGTGAGCTTTGGCGAAGCGCGCGAAAACCCAACCGTGATCAAGGCAGACAACATCGTGCTGTGTGCCGGACAGGTCAGTGAACGCTCTCTTGCGGACAAGCTCGCCGAAATGGGAATCACCGCCCATGTCATTGGCGGCGCGGATGTTGCGGCAGAACTCGACGCCAAACGGGCCATAAATCAGGGCACCCGCCTCGCGGCCACGCTCTGA
- a CDS encoding NAD(P)H-dependent flavin oxidoreductase, producing MTKGEAFLDRLGISLPLIQAPMAGVSTPRLAAAVTDAGALGSIGVGALDASATRKQIEELQHLTNGPFNVNFFCHQTPQRNPEIEGRWIQRSAPLFARMQAEPPKELSEIYTSFRDTDAFLEAVLDLRPAVVSFHFGLPKPHQISAMKAAGLTLLASATSLEEARQIEAAGLHGIIAQGWEAGGHRGVFEPGALDARLGLLELVAVLAEQTTLPVIAAGGLMTGAEIARALSAGAVAAQLGTAFIGCPESNADAAYRDRLALGDETVMTAAISGRPARCLSNAFTEWASDVPIAEIPAYPCAYDLGKALNAVATAKGVSSFGSQWAGMGADRARFMPAQALVQTLMAELAATI from the coding sequence ATGACCAAGGGAGAGGCTTTTCTGGATCGTCTTGGGATTTCGCTGCCTCTGATACAGGCGCCGATGGCCGGGGTCTCAACTCCGAGGCTCGCAGCAGCAGTGACGGACGCCGGCGCGCTTGGTTCGATCGGGGTGGGGGCCCTGGATGCTAGCGCGACTCGCAAGCAGATCGAAGAGCTGCAGCATCTGACCAATGGGCCCTTCAATGTGAATTTCTTTTGCCATCAGACGCCGCAGCGCAACCCTGAGATCGAGGGTCGCTGGATCCAACGCAGCGCGCCTTTGTTTGCCCGCATGCAGGCGGAGCCACCCAAAGAGCTATCTGAAATATATACCAGTTTTCGGGATACAGACGCATTTCTCGAGGCGGTGCTGGACCTGCGGCCTGCGGTGGTGAGTTTCCACTTTGGTTTGCCCAAGCCCCATCAGATCAGCGCCATGAAGGCCGCAGGGCTGACACTGCTGGCGAGCGCCACCTCGCTGGAGGAGGCCCGCCAGATCGAAGCGGCGGGGCTGCATGGGATCATAGCACAAGGGTGGGAGGCCGGCGGCCACCGGGGTGTTTTTGAACCTGGCGCCTTGGATGCACGCCTTGGCCTGCTGGAGCTGGTTGCGGTGCTGGCCGAACAGACCACCCTGCCGGTGATCGCAGCCGGTGGCCTGATGACGGGCGCGGAGATCGCGCGGGCGCTCTCGGCGGGGGCAGTCGCGGCACAGCTCGGCACCGCGTTTATCGGCTGCCCGGAGAGCAACGCCGATGCTGCCTATCGGGACAGGCTGGCGCTTGGAGATGAGACGGTGATGACCGCAGCGATCTCCGGTCGTCCGGCGCGATGTCTCAGCAATGCCTTCACCGAATGGGCCTCAGATGTCCCGATTGCAGAAATTCCAGCCTACCCATGCGCTTATGATCTTGGCAAAGCCCTGAATGCAGTGGCAACGGCCAAGGGCGTCAGCAGTTTTGGCTCGCAGTGGGCAGGCATGGGCGCAGATCGCGCTCGGTTTATGCCCGCGCAGGCCCTGGTGCAGACCTTGATGGCTGAACTTGCCGCTACAATCTGA
- a CDS encoding LysR family transcriptional regulator, with product MDRLTEMEAFANVVDQGGFTDAAKKMGISKSAVSKHVSSLEARLGARLLNRTTRRVSPTEIGLAYYDRARRVLNDAGEADALVTSMQSAPSGLLRISVATDFGVNHLSPVLSDFLRDFPDITVNMVLNNRFVELISEGFDMALRIGELEDSSLRARKLTETTKRMVAAPEYLEKYGRPQKIDDLNEHKLLHYSNQSSGNVWKLTAPSGEKRQVRSTGWLSVNDGQSLLNAAISGLGIAYLPSYLYAEAKAEGLVEDVMPSLPVETLGIYAVYPPGRFTQPKVRAFIDFLVHAFAEKGMETW from the coding sequence ATGGACCGACTGACCGAGATGGAAGCCTTCGCCAATGTGGTGGATCAGGGTGGCTTCACCGACGCCGCCAAGAAGATGGGAATCTCCAAGTCGGCTGTGTCCAAACATGTGTCCAGTCTCGAAGCGCGCCTTGGCGCGCGCTTGTTGAACCGCACCACGCGGCGGGTCTCTCCTACCGAGATCGGCCTTGCCTATTATGATCGCGCGCGCCGGGTGCTTAATGACGCAGGCGAGGCCGATGCATTGGTCACCTCGATGCAATCGGCGCCTTCCGGGCTTCTGCGGATCTCCGTAGCGACAGATTTTGGGGTCAACCATCTCTCGCCGGTGCTGTCGGATTTCCTGCGCGATTTTCCCGATATTACGGTCAACATGGTGCTCAACAATCGCTTCGTGGAGCTGATCTCCGAAGGTTTTGACATGGCGTTGCGCATCGGAGAGCTGGAAGACAGCTCACTTCGGGCGCGCAAGCTCACAGAGACCACCAAGCGGATGGTGGCCGCCCCCGAATACCTCGAGAAATATGGCCGACCGCAGAAGATTGATGATCTGAACGAGCACAAGCTCCTGCATTATTCCAACCAGTCCAGCGGCAACGTCTGGAAGCTGACCGCGCCCTCGGGCGAGAAGCGACAGGTGCGCTCGACAGGTTGGCTTTCGGTGAACGATGGCCAGTCGCTCCTGAACGCAGCGATCTCTGGTTTGGGGATCGCCTATCTGCCCAGCTATCTTTACGCTGAGGCCAAGGCCGAAGGACTGGTTGAGGACGTGATGCCCTCGCTGCCAGTCGAAACGCTCGGGATCTATGCGGTTTACCCGCCGGGGCGTTTTACCCAACCCAAGGTGCGCGCATTCATTGACTTTCTCGTTCATGCCTTTGCCGAAAAAGGCATGGAAACCTGGTAG
- a CDS encoding NIPSNAP family protein has protein sequence MLTCVIRYQIDPTKQDQFRTYAQNWGQAIPRNGAELIGYFAPHEGSTTLAYGIYSIPSLAAYEAYRARLAQDPLGRENYAFAQKEKFILREDRTWLTLASNPHGSAGDRA, from the coding sequence ATGCTGACATGTGTTATCCGTTATCAGATCGACCCGACCAAACAGGATCAGTTCCGCACCTATGCGCAAAACTGGGGGCAGGCGATTCCGCGAAATGGCGCAGAGCTCATCGGCTATTTTGCCCCGCATGAGGGCTCCACGACGCTCGCCTATGGGATCTATTCCATTCCCTCGCTGGCCGCATACGAGGCCTATCGCGCCCGCCTTGCCCAAGATCCTCTCGGTCGAGAGAACTACGCATTTGCGCAAAAGGAAAAGTTCATTTTGCGCGAGGACCGCACATGGCTCACACTGGCGTCCAATCCCCACGGCAGCGCAGGAGACAGAGCGTGA
- a CDS encoding antibiotic biosynthesis monooxygenase family protein encodes MIAVIFEVTPADGMTDAYLDHAATLRPLFEDMEGFISVERFQSLTTPGKLLSLSFWEDEAALARWRKMEKHRAAQAKGRSGYFADYRLRVAGVIRDYGMMEREQAPEDSRALHDRPGT; translated from the coding sequence GTGATTGCAGTCATATTCGAAGTTACCCCCGCAGACGGCATGACCGACGCCTACCTCGATCATGCAGCAACGCTGCGGCCCCTGTTTGAGGATATGGAGGGCTTTATCTCAGTGGAGAGATTTCAGAGCCTCACGACGCCCGGCAAACTCTTGTCGCTGTCCTTCTGGGAAGATGAAGCGGCGCTGGCGCGCTGGCGCAAGATGGAGAAGCACCGGGCCGCGCAGGCAAAAGGACGGAGCGGCTATTTTGCGGACTACCGGTTGCGCGTGGCAGGTGTGATCCGGGACTACGGCATGATGGAGCGTGAGCAGGCTCCAGAGGACAGCCGCGCCCTGCATGATCGACCCGGGACATAA
- a CDS encoding LysE family translocator, with protein MILPLMIFLAPLAYSPGPGNLFFAAAAARLGLRATLLALAGYHIATLIITLAIGMGGFAALAQRPMAFEIIKTTGAAYVLWLAWRFFRATPIEGDQPQSTVRFSDGVWLLLLNPKAYVIISLMFSQFLSLDAGHRWHEIWIISLVFTLNNLLAFTVWILAGTQLRRVFCHSVQARGINTAFACLLVGIAIWMLFG; from the coding sequence TTGATCCTGCCCCTTATGATTTTTCTGGCTCCGCTCGCCTATAGTCCGGGACCGGGCAATCTCTTTTTCGCCGCAGCTGCCGCCAGACTAGGGCTGCGTGCGACCCTGTTGGCCCTGGCCGGATATCACATTGCCACCCTCATCATCACCCTTGCGATCGGGATGGGCGGATTTGCTGCTCTCGCGCAACGGCCCATGGCCTTCGAGATCATCAAGACCACGGGCGCAGCCTATGTCCTCTGGCTGGCTTGGCGGTTTTTTCGCGCCACTCCGATAGAGGGGGACCAACCGCAATCAACTGTCCGCTTCTCCGACGGGGTTTGGCTGTTGCTGCTCAACCCCAAGGCTTATGTGATCATCTCGTTGATGTTCTCGCAGTTCCTCTCGCTTGATGCTGGACACAGATGGCACGAGATCTGGATCATCAGTCTGGTGTTTACGTTGAACAATCTTCTTGCATTCACAGTTTGGATTCTTGCGGGGACGCAACTGCGGCGCGTCTTTTGCCATTCTGTGCAAGCGCGAGGGATCAACACCGCCTTTGCATGCCTCTTGGTCGGGATCGCAATATGGATGCTTTTCGGATGA
- a CDS encoding OmpA family protein, whose protein sequence is MDLKAALVALSFASMAVVLFGGAVQAATVEIPLPGAPELLRTQETPLDTLLLPIGPVSGDDVPTRALEGRVHRRSWRIDADLSPLEVLAPIRDALTARGFEEVYACTAQACGGFGFRFGIEVIPAPDMAVNLSNYEFLSAQEPQSGTAVSLLVSRLGGSIYVQVIERHDPAHLLRPQTLPALGPSTQPVDRDTIQADASAQGAASNTENGLEQALLVDAIKKGGSLSTGALRDVLQLQGHVPLLDLEFDTASAQVGEGPYDSLKHLATFMSDHESAVILLVGHTDTVGGLQGNIALSERRAASVRERLITRYGVDGARIQVAGAGYMAPLAPNTSEEGREINRRVEAVLVRP, encoded by the coding sequence ATGGATCTGAAGGCTGCGCTTGTTGCGCTGTCTTTTGCGTCCATGGCGGTCGTGTTGTTCGGAGGTGCGGTGCAGGCGGCCACGGTCGAGATCCCTCTGCCCGGCGCACCGGAGCTGTTGCGCACGCAAGAGACGCCGCTTGATACCTTGCTGTTGCCCATTGGTCCGGTGTCCGGCGATGATGTTCCCACCCGAGCCCTTGAGGGGCGGGTTCACCGGCGTAGTTGGCGGATCGACGCGGACCTCAGCCCATTGGAGGTGCTTGCGCCAATCCGGGACGCGCTCACCGCGCGAGGATTTGAGGAAGTCTATGCCTGCACGGCGCAGGCCTGCGGCGGGTTTGGGTTTCGCTTTGGGATCGAGGTGATCCCTGCACCGGATATGGCAGTCAACCTTTCAAACTACGAGTTTCTCTCAGCGCAGGAGCCTCAATCCGGGACGGCGGTGTCGCTTCTGGTGTCCCGGCTGGGGGGCTCCATATACGTTCAAGTCATAGAGCGTCATGACCCGGCGCATCTTTTGCGCCCGCAAACGCTGCCCGCACTGGGCCCCAGCACGCAGCCTGTGGACCGCGACACCATCCAAGCGGATGCCAGCGCACAGGGTGCCGCAAGCAATACCGAGAACGGATTGGAACAAGCTCTGCTCGTTGATGCGATCAAAAAGGGTGGAAGCCTGAGCACCGGCGCCCTTCGGGATGTCTTGCAGTTGCAGGGCCATGTCCCGCTGCTGGATCTCGAATTCGATACGGCGTCGGCACAGGTGGGCGAGGGGCCTTATGATAGCCTCAAGCACCTTGCGACCTTCATGAGCGATCATGAAAGCGCGGTCATCTTGCTCGTGGGTCACACCGATACGGTTGGGGGGCTGCAGGGCAATATCGCGCTTTCTGAACGCCGGGCCGCAAGCGTGCGCGAGCGTTTGATCACGCGCTACGGGGTCGACGGTGCGCGCATTCAGGTGGCGGGGGCCGGATATATGGCTCCCTTGGCGCCCAACACTTCCGAGGAGGGGCGCGAAATCAACCGCCGCGTCGAGGCGGTTCTGGTGCGCCCCTGA